One genomic region from Yersinia canariae encodes:
- a CDS encoding ABC transporter ATP-binding protein, whose product MTSGLRIEHFNAGYPKRPVIQNLTVPLLPRGKITVLLGPNGSGKSTLLRSMAGLNRAQGQLWLDNNDLMQMPFAQRAEKVVYLPQSLPAGVHLHVLESIIVAQRASGGRSNASSEVEVITLLEQLGIAHLALSYLDQLSGGQKQLVGLAQSLIRQPSLLLLDEPLSALDLNYQFHVMDLVRKETQKRNIITVVVVHDINIALRHGDHVLMLQNGTLIADGLPQEVITPQSLAKVYGVKGRIERCSQGTPQVLIDGLVTEPTI is encoded by the coding sequence ATGACTTCCGGCTTACGTATTGAACATTTCAATGCGGGTTATCCGAAGCGCCCGGTGATTCAGAATTTGACCGTGCCATTACTGCCGCGCGGCAAAATCACGGTGTTGCTTGGGCCAAATGGTAGTGGAAAGTCGACACTATTACGTTCCATGGCCGGTTTAAACCGTGCTCAAGGGCAGTTGTGGCTGGATAATAATGACCTGATGCAGATGCCGTTTGCGCAGCGAGCAGAGAAAGTGGTGTATTTGCCACAATCATTGCCCGCCGGTGTGCATCTCCATGTTTTGGAATCAATTATTGTTGCCCAGCGGGCTTCTGGCGGGCGCAGCAACGCGAGCAGTGAAGTGGAAGTGATAACCTTGCTGGAACAACTGGGCATTGCCCATTTGGCACTCAGTTATCTGGACCAGCTCTCTGGCGGCCAGAAGCAGTTAGTGGGGTTAGCACAGTCACTTATTCGCCAGCCATCCTTGTTATTACTGGATGAACCGCTGAGCGCGCTGGACCTTAATTATCAATTTCATGTGATGGATTTGGTACGTAAGGAAACCCAGAAACGCAATATTATTACCGTGGTGGTGGTGCATGACATCAATATTGCCTTACGTCATGGTGACCATGTGCTGATGTTACAAAACGGCACGCTGATTGCTGATGGTTTACCGCAAGAGGTGATTACGCCGCAAAGTCTGGCCAAGGTTTATGGAGTGAAAGGGCGGATTGAGCGCTGTTCACAAGGCACTCCGCAGGTGTTAATTGACGGCCTGGTGACGGAGCCAACTATTTAG
- a CDS encoding FecCD family ABC transporter permease, with protein sequence MSVSTEPMTKTPSQADASVMGRYKNIVRHRLLIMGVLILAILGCLLLDFTLGPSGLTLSSLWQTLLDPASAETGTRVIVWDIRLPYALMAVVIGLSLGLAGAEMQTILNNPLASPFTLGVSSAAAFGAALAIVSGIGIPGVPEQWFISVNAFIFALFAALMLDGITRWTRVATSGVVLFGIALVFTFNALVSMMQFIASEDTLQGLVFWTMGSLARASWSKLGIMLAVFALMLPLSMMSSWKLTALRLGEDRAISFGIDVRRLRLGTLLRISMLSALAVAFVGPIGFIGLVAPHIARMTFGEDHRFYLPASALIGALVLSMASIASKNLIPGVIIPVGIVTSLVGVPFFLSIILRHRGNV encoded by the coding sequence ATGAGTGTATCCACTGAACCCATGACAAAAACACCGAGCCAGGCTGATGCCAGTGTGATGGGGCGGTATAAGAATATTGTGCGCCACCGTCTGCTTATCATGGGCGTGTTGATATTGGCCATTTTGGGGTGTTTGTTACTGGATTTCACCTTGGGGCCATCAGGTCTGACACTGTCGTCTCTGTGGCAGACGCTACTTGACCCGGCCAGTGCAGAGACGGGGACTCGGGTTATCGTGTGGGATATCCGCTTACCCTACGCCTTGATGGCGGTGGTTATTGGTTTGTCACTCGGGCTTGCGGGCGCGGAGATGCAAACCATCCTGAATAACCCGCTGGCTAGCCCTTTTACCCTGGGCGTGTCTTCTGCTGCGGCATTCGGGGCAGCACTGGCGATTGTCTCAGGAATTGGTATTCCGGGCGTGCCCGAACAGTGGTTTATTTCAGTTAATGCTTTTATTTTTGCTCTATTTGCCGCACTGATGCTTGACGGGATCACGCGCTGGACGCGGGTTGCAACATCGGGTGTCGTGCTGTTTGGTATCGCGCTGGTCTTTACCTTCAATGCGCTGGTCTCAATGATGCAATTCATCGCCAGCGAAGATACGCTGCAAGGTCTGGTGTTCTGGACCATGGGCAGTTTGGCACGCGCTTCGTGGAGTAAACTGGGCATCATGCTGGCGGTGTTTGCCCTGATGCTGCCGTTGTCGATGATGAGTTCGTGGAAACTCACGGCACTGCGCTTAGGGGAAGACCGAGCGATAAGTTTTGGTATTGATGTGCGCCGTTTGCGGCTGGGAACATTGTTACGTATCAGTATGTTATCGGCACTGGCGGTGGCTTTTGTTGGCCCTATAGGATTTATCGGGTTAGTGGCTCCTCATATCGCGCGTATGACTTTTGGTGAAGACCACCGTTTTTATCTGCCAGCCAGCGCCCTGATTGGTGCGCTGGTGTTATCCATGGCGTCGATTGCCTCGAAAAACCTGATTCCGGGCGTCATTATTCCCGTCGGGATTGTCACCTCGCTGGTGGGGGTTCCATTCTTCCTCAGTATTATTTTGCGCCATAGGGGGAATGTATGA
- a CDS encoding YeiH family protein — translation MATSHIKELSQPQLPTLFRYIPGLVLTGVITGLALKVGDMPWFINMGLGALTLAILFGIVVGNTLYPWVQPVCADGVVLAKQHLLRLGIILYGFRLTFQQVADVGATGMIIDLLTLSSTFILACWLGKRVFGLDQQTVMLIGAGSSICGAAAIMATEPVLKADASKVAVSVATVVIFGTLAIFVYPWLYQLNLHYQWLPFNQETFGIFAGSTIHEVAQVVAAGHAIGPDAENAAVITKMIRVMMLAPFLLLLSAYLGRSSLKTRGEKREKSAITIPWFAVIFILMAGFNSLNLLPAAWVSQLITLDTILLAMAMAALGLTTHVGSIRQAGVKPLLLALILFVWLLVGGTGINLLVQHIAA, via the coding sequence ATGGCGACTTCTCATATTAAAGAACTCTCCCAACCACAGCTACCGACTCTGTTCCGCTATATTCCGGGCTTGGTATTGACTGGTGTGATAACTGGGTTAGCGCTCAAAGTGGGTGATATGCCGTGGTTTATCAACATGGGGCTGGGGGCGCTGACTCTGGCGATTCTATTCGGTATCGTGGTGGGCAACACTTTGTACCCTTGGGTGCAACCGGTTTGCGCTGACGGGGTAGTGCTCGCCAAACAGCACTTGCTGCGGCTGGGGATCATTTTGTACGGCTTCCGGCTCACCTTCCAGCAAGTGGCTGACGTGGGGGCTACCGGGATGATTATTGACCTGTTAACCCTCAGCTCAACCTTTATCTTGGCCTGCTGGCTGGGGAAACGCGTGTTTGGTCTGGACCAGCAAACCGTGATGTTAATTGGTGCCGGTAGCAGTATTTGTGGGGCCGCGGCCATCATGGCGACCGAGCCGGTGCTGAAAGCCGATGCCAGCAAAGTGGCGGTGTCTGTTGCAACAGTGGTGATTTTCGGGACATTGGCGATTTTTGTTTACCCTTGGTTATATCAATTAAATCTGCATTATCAATGGCTGCCGTTTAATCAGGAAACTTTTGGTATCTTTGCCGGTTCAACCATTCATGAAGTGGCGCAGGTAGTCGCGGCTGGGCATGCAATTGGCCCTGATGCCGAAAATGCGGCCGTCATTACCAAAATGATTCGGGTCATGATGCTGGCACCATTCTTACTGTTGCTGTCCGCATATCTGGGCCGCAGCAGTCTGAAAACTCGTGGCGAAAAACGTGAAAAAAGTGCCATTACCATCCCATGGTTTGCGGTGATATTTATCCTGATGGCTGGTTTTAACTCACTGAATTTACTGCCAGCAGCATGGGTTAGCCAACTGATTACATTGGACACCATTTTGCTGGCCATGGCGATGGCAGCGCTGGGCTTAACTACCCATGTGGGTTCCATCCGCCAGGCGGGTGTCAAACCCCTGTTACTGGCTTTGATACTGTTTGTCTGGTTGCTGGTCGGCGGGACAGGTATCAACTTACTGGTGCAGCATATTGCCGCGTAA
- a CDS encoding amino acid permease, which translates to MTQQNTKIPVQQGAQRLRRELKSRHLAMIAIGGSIGTGLFVASGATISQAGPGGALLSYALIGLMVYFLMTSLGELAAFMPVSGSFSTYGSKYVEEGFGFALGWNYWYNWAVTIAVDLVAAQLVMNYWFPDAPGWIWSALFLALMFLLNYISVKGFGEAEYWFSLIKVTTVVIFIIIGVMMISGIMKGGESAGWHNWTVGDAPFAGGFSAMIGVAMIVGFSFQGTELIGIAAGESKDPGKNIPRAVRKVFWRILLFYIFAILIISLIIPYTDPSLLRNDVKDISVSPFTLVFQNAGLLSAAAVMNAVILTAVLSAGNSGMYASTRMLFTLASEGKAPRIFAKLSQGGVPRNALYATTVVAGLCFLSSMFGNQTVYLWLLNTSGMTGFIAWLGIAISHYRFRRGYMMQGRDLNDLPYQSGFFPLGPIFAFVLCLIITLGQNYQAFLQDRIDWYGVTATYIGIPLFLIIWFGYKLSRGTKVIKYKDMEFPKWRDDSHDDQEPKKTVLISD; encoded by the coding sequence ATGACTCAGCAAAATACTAAAATCCCCGTGCAACAGGGTGCGCAGCGCTTACGCAGAGAGCTTAAATCACGACATTTAGCCATGATTGCTATCGGTGGCTCTATTGGTACCGGTTTATTTGTGGCCTCAGGGGCGACGATATCCCAGGCCGGCCCGGGTGGCGCATTGCTCTCCTATGCATTGATTGGCCTGATGGTTTATTTCTTGATGACCAGCTTGGGTGAATTGGCGGCATTTATGCCGGTGTCCGGTTCATTTTCGACTTACGGCTCAAAATATGTGGAGGAAGGTTTCGGCTTCGCATTGGGCTGGAACTACTGGTACAACTGGGCGGTGACTATCGCCGTGGACTTGGTTGCCGCGCAACTGGTCATGAATTACTGGTTCCCCGACGCCCCCGGCTGGATCTGGAGTGCTCTGTTCCTCGCCCTGATGTTTTTACTCAATTACATATCAGTCAAAGGCTTTGGTGAGGCGGAGTATTGGTTCTCTCTGATTAAAGTCACCACGGTTGTTATCTTCATCATTATTGGTGTGATGATGATTAGCGGCATCATGAAAGGCGGCGAGAGTGCGGGCTGGCACAACTGGACAGTCGGCGATGCACCTTTTGCCGGTGGTTTCTCGGCGATGATTGGGGTGGCGATGATAGTTGGGTTCTCTTTCCAGGGGACTGAGCTCATTGGTATTGCGGCTGGCGAATCAAAGGATCCGGGCAAAAATATTCCGCGCGCAGTGCGCAAGGTGTTCTGGCGTATTCTGCTGTTCTATATCTTCGCCATCCTTATTATTAGCCTGATTATTCCGTATACCGACCCAAGTCTGTTACGTAATGATGTGAAAGATATCAGTGTCAGCCCATTCACCTTGGTGTTCCAGAATGCCGGTCTGTTGTCTGCGGCAGCGGTGATGAATGCAGTTATTCTGACGGCGGTATTGTCAGCCGGTAACTCAGGGATGTATGCCTCAACTCGCATGCTGTTTACTCTGGCATCAGAAGGCAAGGCTCCGCGCATTTTTGCCAAACTCTCTCAGGGCGGTGTGCCGCGTAATGCGCTGTATGCCACGACTGTTGTCGCGGGCTTGTGCTTCTTAAGCTCCATGTTTGGTAACCAAACTGTCTACCTGTGGTTGCTCAATACCTCCGGTATGACGGGCTTTATCGCCTGGTTGGGGATTGCTATCAGTCACTACCGTTTCCGCCGTGGCTATATGATGCAAGGCCGCGATTTGAACGACTTACCATATCAGTCGGGTTTCTTCCCTCTGGGGCCTATTTTTGCCTTTGTATTGTGTTTAATCATTACTTTGGGGCAAAACTATCAGGCATTCCTGCAAGACCGTATTGATTGGTATGGTGTGACCGCGACTTATATCGGTATTCCATTGTTTCTGATTATTTGGTTTGGCTATAAGTTGAGCCGTGGCACTAAGGTTATCAAATACAAAGATATGGAATTCCCGAAATGGCGTGATGACAGCCATGATGATCAGGAACCTAAAAAAACGGTACTGATTTCTGACTGA
- a CDS encoding SH3 domain-containing protein produces MIKKTIGYNILFLLTGFISFFVYSSALYSQQPLIQTDIVRIDKTKTIFPIQDYPQDTDRWIPENNHYHTPFMNSEQQSSAFKALLNHYFGQNSGDLSPWNKNYISTALGSAGVATKKLSKYIAQFTRSDSRHYGENFLLLDSGWKKQIQHLASIAITEEYHRTSRGIVLKETAVRLLPTTYPAFGNPSQAGQGFPFDMLQESALHPGEPIYIAGITQDKSWSFVISPSVIGWVESSDIANVDDVFIQRWISMARASLGAVINDNASLVDSEGIFRFTARTGTLLPLKTVNGKKIVAIPVKNKQGKADIYYAPLSENAIHQIPMIPTPETLSLLIKGMQGKSYGWGNIYGHNDCSAEIRNLLLPLGIYLPRNAHEQSLSARNVDLSHYSTAERIDYLMKHGKPFTTLIYIGGHVMLYIGNIDWKGQTVPATYQNLWGLEPADASSRSIIGKSVFFPLLSRYPQDPKLDSLAGKSIFIMTWLN; encoded by the coding sequence ATGATAAAAAAGACTATTGGATACAATATACTTTTTCTGCTAACCGGATTTATATCTTTTTTCGTATATTCAAGCGCATTATATTCACAGCAACCATTAATTCAAACAGATATCGTTAGAATAGATAAAACAAAAACTATTTTTCCTATACAAGATTATCCCCAAGATACAGATAGATGGATACCTGAAAACAATCACTATCACACTCCTTTTATGAACTCAGAGCAACAGAGTTCAGCTTTTAAGGCTTTGCTGAATCATTACTTTGGGCAAAACAGCGGGGATTTATCACCTTGGAACAAAAACTATATCAGTACCGCGCTGGGCAGTGCGGGAGTCGCAACCAAAAAACTGTCTAAATATATTGCTCAGTTTACCCGCTCAGATTCGCGTCACTACGGCGAAAATTTCCTTCTGCTTGATTCTGGATGGAAAAAGCAGATACAACATCTCGCTTCCATCGCCATAACCGAAGAATATCACCGAACTTCGCGCGGTATCGTGTTAAAAGAAACGGCCGTCAGACTCCTGCCAACAACCTACCCCGCATTTGGTAATCCCAGTCAGGCAGGCCAAGGATTTCCATTTGATATGTTACAGGAATCGGCACTTCATCCCGGCGAACCCATCTATATTGCAGGTATTACTCAGGATAAATCATGGAGTTTTGTTATTTCGCCCTCAGTAATAGGCTGGGTTGAAAGCTCAGATATTGCCAATGTTGATGATGTTTTTATCCAACGCTGGATTTCAATGGCAAGAGCAAGTCTTGGTGCTGTGATAAATGATAATGCCAGCTTGGTAGATAGTGAAGGCATCTTCAGGTTTACTGCGCGAACCGGAACACTTCTGCCACTGAAAACAGTCAACGGTAAGAAAATTGTGGCAATTCCGGTAAAAAATAAACAGGGTAAGGCCGATATCTATTACGCTCCTTTATCTGAAAATGCCATCCATCAAATTCCTATGATACCAACCCCCGAAACTCTCTCACTTTTGATAAAAGGCATGCAGGGAAAAAGCTATGGCTGGGGGAATATCTATGGTCATAATGACTGCTCCGCCGAGATAAGAAATTTGCTACTGCCTTTGGGTATTTATCTTCCCAGAAATGCTCATGAACAATCTTTGAGCGCAAGAAACGTCGATTTGAGCCATTATTCTACTGCTGAACGAATAGACTACCTTATGAAGCATGGCAAACCATTTACTACACTGATTTATATTGGCGGACATGTAATGCTCTATATTGGCAATATTGACTGGAAAGGCCAAACAGTGCCGGCAACCTATCAAAATTTATGGGGTTTAGAACCCGCCGATGCTTCAAGCCGCAGTATCATTGGGAAATCGGTTTTCTTTCCCCTACTATCGCGTTACCCGCAAGATCCGAAACTGGATTCACTGGCTGGCAAATCAATATTCATTATGACTTGGCTTAACTAA
- the yuiR gene encoding colicin FY TonB-dependent receptor YuiR — MAKANKSFRKSNVAALVIATIISSQVYAAETKTTTTDTMVVTATGFQQRIQDSAASISVVTREQIENKAYRDITDALKDVPGVVVTGGGSHSDISIRGMSAKYTLILVDGKRVDTRGTRPNSDGSGIEQGWLPPLAAIERIEVVRGPMSSLYGSDAMGGVINVITRKVGKEWHGTVRADATLQEDSKSGDIYQTNAYASGPLIDGLLGLKVSGLLSHRSEDKIVDGYNEQRLRNGAATFTLTPDDKNEFDFDIGHYVQDRNSTAGRSVALNGKSSDVQYDRNNYAITHHGYYDFGNSTSYVQRDETRNPSREMKSVDNVFNSQTSFLFDSHTLILGGQYRYEELYDEGNQLASASDLTKLTRWSWALFAEDEWQMTNDFALTGGIRMDQDENYGTHWTPRLYGVWHLAEQWTLKGGVSGGYRSPDLRQATDNWGQITGGKGDPAIIVGNANLKPERSISQEIGILWDDQDGMNAGVTLFNTDFKDKITEVRRCTDTTGNASGQCMINGNSYKFISDRTNVDKAMTRGVEATFGWDINEDWSLTSNYTFTQSEQKSGQFSGQPLNQMPKHMLNGTLNWQASEELATWIRANYRGKTSEYLNRTSMSTQTPSYTFVDLGANYQLTKDFRLMGGVYNMLDKRVDIEVNDKVLDGRRYMIGASYDF; from the coding sequence ATGGCGAAGGCCAATAAGAGTTTTAGGAAATCTAATGTTGCGGCATTAGTAATAGCGACAATTATCTCATCTCAGGTATATGCCGCTGAAACCAAAACCACCACGACAGATACTATGGTGGTAACGGCAACAGGCTTCCAACAACGTATTCAAGATTCGGCGGCGTCTATTTCCGTTGTGACCCGCGAGCAAATCGAAAATAAAGCTTATCGTGATATTACCGATGCACTCAAAGATGTGCCGGGGGTGGTTGTCACCGGTGGCGGGAGTCACAGTGATATCAGCATTCGCGGCATGTCGGCGAAATACACCTTGATTCTGGTGGATGGAAAGCGGGTTGATACCCGTGGTACGCGGCCAAATAGCGACGGCTCGGGGATTGAGCAGGGCTGGTTACCACCGCTGGCGGCCATCGAACGCATTGAAGTTGTCCGTGGCCCGATGTCTTCTTTATATGGTTCGGACGCCATGGGTGGGGTTATTAACGTTATTACCCGTAAAGTGGGCAAAGAGTGGCACGGCACTGTACGTGCGGATGCTACATTGCAGGAAGATTCCAAGTCCGGTGATATTTATCAAACTAACGCCTACGCCTCTGGCCCATTAATTGACGGCTTATTGGGATTAAAAGTCAGCGGCCTGCTTTCTCATCGTAGCGAAGATAAAATTGTCGATGGCTATAATGAGCAGCGCCTAAGAAATGGTGCAGCGACATTCACACTCACACCCGATGATAAAAACGAATTTGATTTTGATATTGGCCATTATGTGCAAGATAGAAATTCAACTGCTGGGCGTTCAGTGGCATTAAACGGTAAAAGCAGTGATGTACAATATGATCGTAATAATTATGCGATTACTCACCACGGCTATTATGATTTTGGTAATTCAACCAGTTATGTTCAACGTGATGAAACCCGCAATCCATCACGTGAAATGAAAAGTGTCGATAATGTCTTTAATAGCCAAACCTCCTTCCTGTTTGATAGCCACACGTTAATTCTTGGCGGCCAATATCGCTATGAAGAATTATATGATGAGGGCAATCAGTTAGCTTCAGCCAGTGACCTGACTAAATTGACCCGCTGGAGTTGGGCTCTGTTTGCTGAAGATGAATGGCAAATGACGAATGATTTCGCGCTGACCGGCGGTATCCGTATGGATCAGGACGAAAACTATGGTACTCACTGGACACCGCGTTTATACGGTGTTTGGCATTTGGCAGAGCAATGGACATTAAAAGGCGGGGTATCTGGCGGCTATCGTTCGCCTGATTTGCGCCAGGCGACCGATAACTGGGGGCAAATCACCGGTGGTAAAGGTGACCCGGCTATTATTGTCGGTAATGCCAACCTGAAACCAGAAAGAAGTATCAGTCAGGAAATCGGTATTCTCTGGGACGATCAGGACGGTATGAATGCCGGTGTGACACTGTTTAATACTGATTTTAAAGATAAAATTACTGAAGTCCGCCGCTGCACTGACACCACAGGTAATGCGTCCGGTCAGTGCATGATTAATGGCAACAGCTATAAGTTTATTAGTGACCGAACCAACGTGGATAAAGCCATGACACGCGGTGTGGAAGCGACTTTTGGTTGGGATATCAATGAAGACTGGTCACTGACCTCTAACTATACTTTTACTCAATCAGAGCAAAAGAGTGGGCAGTTCTCCGGCCAGCCATTGAATCAGATGCCAAAACACATGCTAAATGGCACCTTGAACTGGCAAGCCAGTGAAGAGTTGGCGACCTGGATTCGCGCTAACTATCGCGGTAAAACCTCGGAATATCTAAACCGTACCAGTATGAGCACCCAAACTCCGTCTTATACTTTTGTTGATTTAGGCGCTAACTATCAGCTAACAAAAGACTTCCGACTGATGGGCGGGGTTTATAACATGCTGGATAAACGAGTAGATATCGAAGTGAATGATAAAGTTCTGGATGGTCGCCGTTATATGATTGGTGCCAGCTACGATTTCTAA
- the yieE gene encoding DNA-binding transcriptional regulator YeiE translates to MHITLRQLEVFTEVLKSGSTTQASVVLALSQSAVSAALADLEGQLGVQLFDRVGKRLVTNEHGRLLYPKALALLDQAIEIEQLFLQDLGALRIAASSTIGNYMLPGMIAKYRRDFPGTPLELNIGNSQDVIEAVADFRGDLGLIEGPCHMPELMTQAWLRDELVVFAAPDNPLCHKMLTLDELAEAAWILRERGSGTREVLDHLLLAKLPHFKLVMELGNSEAIKRAVRYGMGISCLSRRVIADQLASGELIELNIPLPPLIRTLYLIHHRQKHISNALQRFLSYCQEEP, encoded by the coding sequence ATGCACATAACCTTACGTCAACTTGAAGTCTTTACTGAGGTGCTAAAAAGCGGCTCTACGACCCAAGCATCGGTTGTGCTCGCGCTTTCACAATCGGCAGTCAGCGCAGCATTGGCGGATTTGGAAGGGCAATTAGGGGTGCAACTTTTTGATAGGGTCGGTAAGCGTTTAGTCACCAATGAACATGGGCGGTTGCTTTATCCCAAAGCACTCGCGCTGCTTGACCAGGCAATTGAAATTGAACAACTTTTCTTACAAGACTTAGGCGCATTGCGCATCGCTGCCAGTAGCACTATCGGCAATTATATGTTGCCGGGCATGATTGCCAAATACCGGCGCGATTTCCCTGGCACGCCATTGGAACTGAATATTGGTAACAGTCAGGATGTGATTGAAGCCGTGGCTGATTTTCGCGGCGACCTTGGCTTGATTGAAGGGCCGTGCCACATGCCAGAGTTGATGACCCAAGCTTGGCTGCGTGATGAGTTGGTGGTGTTTGCCGCTCCTGATAACCCACTGTGTCATAAAATGCTGACGTTAGATGAGCTGGCCGAGGCCGCGTGGATTTTACGTGAGCGAGGTTCTGGCACTCGTGAGGTGCTCGACCACTTATTGTTGGCAAAATTGCCGCATTTTAAATTGGTCATGGAACTGGGGAATTCTGAAGCTATTAAGCGGGCGGTGCGCTATGGCATGGGCATTAGTTGTTTGTCGCGCCGGGTGATTGCCGACCAACTTGCCAGCGGTGAACTGATCGAGCTTAATATTCCTTTGCCCCCTCTAATCAGGACGTTATATCTAATTCATCATCGGCAAAAACACATCTCAAATGCGTTGCAACGCTTTCTCAGCTATTGTCAGGAAGAGCCGTGA